The following DNA comes from Deltaproteobacteria bacterium.
CAAATCAACTGTCCAACGGAACACACGAGATCACCGCGTTCATCGAGTTGACGGCCGGTGGCAGTCGAACTATGAGCCCTACATTTACCGTAGGCAACAGCACAAACACGCCGCCCACAGCCGACAACCAGTCCGTAACTACCCATGAAGACATATCCGCGGGTATCACACTTACTGCCACCGATGTTGATGGAGGCAGCCTCGCGTATACGTTAGTCGACCAGACCTCGCATGGAACATTATCAGGCACGGCCCCCAACCTGACCTATTCGCCTGACGTGAACTACAACGGTTCAGACACTTTCAGCTTCAAAGCTAACGATGGCCAGAGTGACTCGGAACTTGGCACGGTAAGCATTACGGTGAGCGCCGTAAACGATGCCCCCGTACCTAATGATCAATCTGTCAACACAGACGAAGACAGGGCAATTAGCGGTACTCTGGACGCTAGTGACGTAGATGGTGACATACTCACGTATGTGCTTGTAACCAGTGGAAGCAAGGGCACGGCATCGGTAACCAATTCATCAACCGGCGCCTTCATATACACCCCAAATGAAAACGCTAATGGTACCGACGCCTTCACTTTTAAGGTCAATGACGGCACCACAGACTCGAACACAACAACGGTTACGGTGACTATTACTCCTGTAAATGACGCCCCGTGCTTGACAGCATCGGCGCAAAGAGCGTAGACGAAAACTCGCTGCTTACATTTACCGTCACGGCAACAGATCCTGATGGCGACACACTTACATACTCTGCCGGAAACCTTCCTACGGGCTCAAGCTTTGATGCTGACACACAGAGCTTTGCCTGGACCCCGGGCTACGGATCTGCCGGAAATTACGCGGTAACCTTTACGGTGACTGACAGCGGCGCTCCGGCCCAGAGCGATTCTGAGCAGGTAACCATCACTGTGGGTGACGTCAATAGACCGCCTACAGCCGATGCAGGTGACGACCAGACCGTTGACGAGGGAGATACGGTCACTTTGGATGGCTCAGGTTCATTTGATCCTGACGGCACGATCTTCTACGGTTGGTCCCAGACAGCAGGGCCGGTTGTGACGTTGTCTGATGAATCGGCCGTCCAGCCAATATTCACTGCTCCGGATGTTGAAGAGGATGGCGCAACTCTATCCTTTCAGTTGACAGTGACCGACAATGATGGACTCGAATCGACAGCCACCTGCATTGTGTATGTTTCCTGGGTAGACGATTCCGCCATCCTGACCAGCCTGTCCATCAGCGGGTCGAGGTCGGTAGTGGAAAACAGCACCTCTAACTACACAGCCACGGCCGCGTTCAGCGACGGGAGCACAGAGACTGTCAGCGCAAGCGCCGACTGGAGCGAGGACTCATCTTATGCCAGCATTAGCGGTAGCGGCGTACTAACTGCGTCAGAGGTAACCGGTGACGAGACAGTGACAATTACGGCAAGCTATACTTCTTCTGGTGTGACAAAGACGGATCAGAAGTTGGTGACGATCACAGATGTGCCGGAATCCAATCTTCCCCCTTCAACACCGGTTATCACATCTCCCTACGATGGCCAGATGGAGTGTGACCTTATGCCGAGCATTAACACCGAACTTTTCTCAGATCCTGATGGGGACCCGCAGAGACAAAGTCAATGGCAAATCAGCAAACAAGAGGACATATCGTCCCTGACTCTTGATATCACTACCACCGATCAGCTCGTAGAACTGCCCGTTCCCCACACGTTGCTTGAAGCAGACACGACATATTATGTGCGGGTCCGATTTTACGATGTACATGGTGAGGCCTCTGACTGGTCAGACACTGTTGAGTTCACCACCACTATTGACGACAACGATTTTGACGCTAACGGTGTCCCAGACGATCAG
Coding sequences within:
- a CDS encoding putative Ig domain-containing protein, with product MLDSIGAKSVDENSLLTFTVTATDPDGDTLTYSAGNLPTGSSFDADTQSFAWTPGYGSAGNYAVTFTVTDSGAPAQSDSEQVTITVGDVNRPPTADAGDDQTVDEGDTVTLDGSGSFDPDGTIFYGWSQTAGPVVTLSDESAVQPIFTAPDVEEDGATLSFQLTVTDNDGLESTATCIVYVSWVDDSAILTSLSISGSRSVVENSTSNYTATAAFSDGSTETVSASADWSEDSSYASISGSGVLTASEVTGDETVTITASYTSSGVTKTDQKLVTITDVPESNLPPSTPVITSPYDGQMECDLMPSINTELFSDPDGDPQRQSQWQISKQEDISSLTLDITTTDQLVELPVPHTLLEADTTYYVRVRFYDVHGEASDWSDTVEFTTTIDDNDFDANGVPDDQEVGDDVDLNEDGVADNDQPGVMKCAQYVYNNVTIGVGKGSNSVTAIEAVETIEPSSVFDNPFLEFIVGRNIIRPRSLIFGLFSYRIRVDEPGAIATVKIYFSKKISRGSIFCKYDTVSGWQDYSEYTTFEKNRRSITLEVKDGGYGDSDGVANGIILDPGGIAEPSSEEVGSALSGDTSIGCFINTAGFDSDSCEGSTKIVASCEPVIRLIVVPLVGIRYVLVNAFGTTGTVTGLLLAGFFLAGLLRNHGRLLSGGQESFIER
- a CDS encoding tandem-95 repeat protein, whose product is NQLSNGTHEITAFIELTAGGSRTMSPTFTVGNSTNTPPTADNQSVTTHEDISAGITLTATDVDGGSLAYTLVDQTSHGTLSGTAPNLTYSPDVNYNGSDTFSFKANDGQSDSELGTVSITVSAVNDAPVPNDQSVNTDEDRAISGTLDASDVDGDILTYVLVTSGSKGTASVTNSSTGAFIYTPNENANGTDAFTFKVNDGTTDSNTTTVTVTITPVNDAPCLTASAQRA